A stretch of Nitrospira sp. DNA encodes these proteins:
- a CDS encoding transposase, protein MAAEAIEPIERWTAKRRMALVVSTLKGEASVAEAARTHGLTVAEVEDWREKFLLGAENALRTQNNCLVIKPPRLLYSTGCLCLAYSLLFQMFKMT, encoded by the coding sequence ATGGCAGCAGAAGCAATCGAACCGATTGAGCGGTGGACGGCCAAGCGGCGCATGGCGTTGGTGGTCAGTACCTTGAAGGGCGAGGCGTCCGTCGCCGAAGCTGCTCGGACCCATGGGCTGACTGTCGCGGAGGTGGAGGACTGGCGGGAGAAGTTTCTGCTGGGGGCCGAGAATGCGCTGCGCACACAGAACAACTGCCTAGTCATCAAACCTCCGCGCCTTTTATACTCGACTGGTTGCCTTTGTCTTGCATACTCTTTACTCTTTCAAATGTTCAAGATGACATAA
- a CDS encoding alpha/beta hydrolase: MAKYFDPPQDYKPGLILQLRERLEGGDLLPDVRQIPLPAPFARSEAIILIHGFNNHYGEAGVAYQGFRLRQYQRVTPRMIPPRLEEILADLFWPGDAAWGLFDLMDFLVYPTAVGTAKEAAPRLARYLRSMPVLRITHFIGHSLGCRIVLETIDDLQRNGGPVVGKVCLMAAAVPVFKVRFGGELAGAMEHAREVRILHSDDDAVLKYAFPPGQTLASGDEGFFPNALGLYRPPPDVAGRVDPVNIEDAGHGDYWGHSQSEPTALAADHIAEFFRFGSWQRTMAARIPGTSPRPSTAQPREVGFSRSIHS; this comes from the coding sequence GTGGCTAAGTACTTCGATCCCCCTCAGGACTACAAACCGGGTCTTATTCTCCAACTGCGTGAGCGGCTGGAGGGCGGAGACCTGCTGCCCGATGTCCGCCAGATACCCCTACCAGCCCCCTTCGCTCGCAGTGAAGCGATCATTCTCATTCATGGTTTCAACAACCACTACGGAGAGGCTGGAGTCGCCTACCAAGGTTTCCGTCTTCGCCAGTACCAGCGTGTAACTCCCCGGATGATACCTCCTAGATTAGAGGAAATCCTTGCCGATCTGTTCTGGCCAGGCGATGCGGCATGGGGCCTCTTCGACCTGATGGATTTTCTCGTCTATCCAACCGCCGTCGGTACGGCGAAAGAGGCAGCCCCGCGTTTAGCCCGATATCTCCGTTCCATGCCAGTCCTGCGGATTACTCACTTCATAGGGCATTCGCTCGGGTGCCGGATCGTACTAGAAACAATTGACGATCTCCAGCGAAATGGCGGGCCAGTCGTGGGGAAAGTCTGCCTGATGGCAGCAGCAGTTCCGGTGTTTAAAGTTCGGTTCGGCGGAGAACTTGCCGGGGCCATGGAACATGCCAGAGAAGTGCGCATTCTTCATTCTGACGATGATGCAGTCCTCAAATATGCATTTCCCCCGGGGCAAACTCTGGCTTCTGGCGACGAAGGTTTTTTTCCGAACGCGCTGGGGCTGTATCGCCCACCGCCAGATGTTGCCGGTCGAGTCGACCCGGTCAATATCGAAGACGCGGGACATGGTGATTATTGGGGGCACTCACAGAGTGAACCAACAGCTCTTGCCGCGGATCATATTGCTGAATTCTTTCGCTTTGGATCATGGCAACGGACAATGGCTGCACGCATACCAGGAACCTCCCCTAGGCCTAGCACCGCTCAACCGAGAGAAGTAGGTTTTTCCAGATCGATTCATTCGTAA
- the glnA gene encoding type I glutamate--ammonia ligase: protein MNVREVLEYAKKNKVQAVDLKFVDLIGTWQHFTIPIGELTEGLFKDGSGLDGSSIRGWKAINNSDMLVVPDPATACMDPFCAVPTLSLIGNVVDPITRETYDRDPRYIAQKAEKYLQSTKIGDTSYWGPEAEFFIFDQARYDQTNHSGYYFIDSEEGVWNMGQEGLNLGGKIRSKEGYFPVAPTDTQQDIRTEMVLEMEKAGIAIEKHHHEVATAGQAEIDIRFDSLVRTADKMMMYKYIVKNVARRHGKTATFMPKPIFGDNGSGMHTHQSIWKDGKPLFAGKEYAGVSQMCLHYIGGILKHAPALAAFTNPTTNSYKRLTPGFEAPVLLAYSSRNRSAGIRIPMYSPSPKAKRIEVRFPDPGANPYLAFAAMLMAGLDGIENKIVPGEPAEKDLYDLEAKEMAKIRTMPGSLDESLNNLEKDHQFLLKGGVFSEDLIEAWISYKRTKEVDTMRLRPHPYEFYLYYDI, encoded by the coding sequence ATGAACGTTCGTGAAGTGTTAGAGTATGCGAAGAAGAACAAAGTTCAAGCCGTGGACTTGAAGTTTGTGGATCTGATCGGCACATGGCAGCATTTTACCATTCCGATCGGCGAGTTGACGGAAGGGTTGTTCAAGGACGGGTCGGGCCTCGATGGCTCCTCGATCCGCGGCTGGAAGGCGATCAACAACAGCGACATGCTCGTGGTGCCCGATCCTGCGACCGCCTGCATGGATCCGTTTTGCGCGGTGCCGACCTTGAGCCTGATCGGCAACGTGGTCGATCCGATCACCAGGGAAACCTACGATCGCGATCCGCGCTATATCGCGCAGAAGGCGGAGAAGTATCTGCAGAGCACGAAGATCGGCGATACCTCCTATTGGGGGCCGGAAGCCGAGTTCTTCATTTTCGATCAGGCGCGGTACGATCAGACCAACCACAGCGGCTACTACTTCATCGATTCCGAAGAGGGCGTGTGGAATATGGGCCAGGAAGGCCTCAACCTGGGCGGAAAGATCCGCAGCAAGGAAGGCTATTTCCCGGTGGCGCCGACGGATACCCAGCAGGATATCCGGACTGAAATGGTGCTCGAAATGGAGAAGGCCGGCATCGCGATTGAGAAGCATCATCATGAAGTGGCCACGGCGGGCCAGGCGGAAATCGATATCCGCTTCGATTCGCTGGTGCGGACCGCCGACAAGATGATGATGTACAAGTACATCGTCAAGAATGTCGCGCGCCGCCACGGCAAGACGGCGACGTTCATGCCGAAGCCGATTTTCGGCGATAACGGGTCCGGCATGCACACCCACCAGAGCATCTGGAAGGATGGCAAGCCGTTGTTTGCGGGCAAGGAGTATGCGGGTGTGTCACAGATGTGCCTGCATTACATCGGCGGCATTCTGAAGCACGCGCCGGCCTTGGCTGCGTTCACCAACCCGACGACCAACTCGTACAAGCGGTTGACGCCGGGATTTGAAGCCCCGGTGTTGCTGGCGTACTCCAGCCGGAACCGGTCGGCCGGCATCCGCATCCCGATGTACTCGCCGAGCCCCAAGGCGAAGCGGATCGAAGTCCGTTTCCCGGATCCCGGCGCCAATCCCTATCTCGCCTTCGCCGCCATGTTGATGGCGGGTCTGGACGGGATCGAAAACAAGATTGTCCCGGGCGAGCCGGCGGAGAAGGATCTGTACGATCTCGAGGCCAAGGAAATGGCCAAGATCAGGACCATGCCAGGCAGCCTGGACGAGTCGCTCAACAACCTGGAGAAGGACCATCAGTTCCTGCTCAAGGGCGGGGTCTTCTCTGAAGATCTGATCGAGGCCTGGATCAGCTATAAGCGGACCAAGGAAGTCGATACGATGCGGTTGCGGCCGCACCCGTACGAGTTCTATCTGTACTACGACATTTAG
- a CDS encoding molybdopterin-dependent oxidoreductase gives MKNDQNLRQLRRRTILQALGLGTLAGMTGGCDAIGSVFGRMFAIPPRDTTYFTPNSKFYVVNYADSAVSVSREVNIEQWKLQIKGAVKNPLSLGWRGILNRDSYDQVSTLMCIDTLPGGDSMGTATWRGISLKKLLQDAGADEETARDVIFRGIDGYDDSIPFARAMQDDVMLAFLMNGEKLPKEHGFPIRLIVPGLYGIKNVKWITEIEVYPGDYQGYWQRKGWTDDATIKIFSRIDSPGHYQSLRGPQQKFRGIAFGGPNSISKVELSFDAGNTWNDCEIEPPMSPYSWVIWHYTWTPPRRGKFQTVVRATDTKGQLQIAEIVRPQPAGASGLHTIIAEVDQL, from the coding sequence ATGAAAAATGATCAAAACCTCCGCCAATTGCGCCGCCGGACGATTCTACAGGCCCTAGGACTCGGCACACTGGCCGGAATGACCGGTGGCTGCGATGCCATCGGCTCTGTTTTTGGACGCATGTTCGCCATTCCGCCGCGCGACACCACCTATTTCACGCCCAATTCAAAGTTCTACGTCGTCAACTATGCCGATTCCGCCGTCTCCGTGTCGCGCGAAGTCAATATCGAACAGTGGAAACTTCAGATCAAAGGCGCCGTGAAAAATCCGCTCTCGCTGGGCTGGCGTGGCATTTTGAATCGCGACTCCTACGATCAAGTGTCCACCCTTATGTGCATCGACACACTCCCCGGCGGCGACAGCATGGGCACCGCAACCTGGCGCGGCATTTCCCTCAAAAAGCTCCTGCAAGATGCCGGCGCCGATGAAGAAACCGCGCGCGATGTGATCTTTCGCGGCATCGACGGCTATGACGACAGCATTCCCTTCGCGCGGGCCATGCAAGATGACGTAATGCTTGCCTTCCTCATGAACGGCGAAAAGCTTCCGAAGGAGCACGGCTTCCCGATTCGCCTTATCGTACCGGGGCTCTATGGCATTAAGAATGTGAAATGGATCACGGAGATCGAAGTCTATCCCGGAGATTATCAAGGGTACTGGCAGCGCAAAGGCTGGACCGACGATGCCACCATCAAAATTTTCTCGCGCATCGATTCACCCGGCCATTATCAAAGCCTGCGCGGGCCGCAGCAGAAGTTCCGCGGCATCGCCTTCGGGGGACCGAACAGTATCAGCAAGGTGGAATTGAGTTTCGATGCGGGAAATACGTGGAACGACTGCGAGATCGAACCGCCGATGTCGCCCTACTCCTGGGTCATCTGGCACTATACCTGGACGCCGCCCAGGCGCGGGAAATTCCAAACCGTCGTGCGCGCGACCGACACGAAAGGTCAGCTGCAAATCGCGGAAATCGTGAGACCGCAGCCAGCCGGAGCAAGCGGGCTGCACACGATTATCGCGGAAGTCGATCAGCTCTAG
- a CDS encoding putative toxin-antitoxin system toxin component, PIN family, with product MRVFLDTNVLVSGFTTRGLCADVIRLVLAEHQLITGEVVLHELKQVLKRKIQLPAEQIQEILAFLENQTVQPKPKSLSSIPVRDEDDQWVLASALASKADVLVTGDKDLLDVAGQVAGLAITDPRGFWNLAKKPRKK from the coding sequence GTGAGAGTTTTTCTCGATACCAACGTATTGGTCAGCGGCTTTACCACGCGTGGTCTCTGTGCCGATGTCATTCGACTCGTGCTCGCCGAACACCAGCTCATCACAGGCGAAGTCGTCTTGCATGAGTTGAAGCAGGTGTTGAAGCGGAAGATTCAGCTTCCTGCTGAGCAAATTCAAGAGATCCTTGCCTTCCTCGAAAATCAGACCGTTCAGCCTAAGCCGAAGTCGCTCTCGTCCATTCCAGTCCGAGACGAGGACGATCAGTGGGTGCTCGCCTCAGCGCTGGCATCCAAAGCGGATGTGCTGGTCACAGGCGACAAGGACTTGCTGGATGTCGCAGGGCAGGTTGCCGGTTTGGCGATCACCGATCCTCGTGGGTTCTGGAACCTCGCCAAAAAGCCCAGGAAGAAATGA
- a CDS encoding formate/nitrite transporter family protein, translated as MHLADHQRIADLAKLKVGFLNQAPGGYLLLSAMAGVYLGFGIALIFSLGGPLVAAGSPVVKLVMGASFGIALTLVMFAGSELFTGNNMVGAIGGLSRSVSWPQVIGLNVWSWIGNVIGSLALAWLIAESGVFAKGPAAEFLGSVAAAKMSLPAWELFIRGILCNWLICLAVWMSGRTSNDAAKILLIFWCLFAFIGTGFEHSIANQSLLGMALFLPHGAGISWGGFWYNQLFVVLGNVVGGGLFVGGLYWLVSPYRVAEVEAAPVAVPVSPVVARS; from the coding sequence ATGCATCTCGCAGATCATCAACGAATCGCCGATCTGGCGAAACTGAAAGTCGGGTTTCTGAACCAGGCACCGGGCGGATATCTGCTGTTGTCGGCGATGGCCGGCGTCTATCTCGGATTCGGCATCGCGTTGATATTCAGCCTCGGCGGGCCGTTGGTGGCGGCGGGATCGCCGGTTGTGAAGCTGGTCATGGGGGCCTCGTTCGGCATTGCGCTCACCTTGGTCATGTTTGCCGGGTCCGAGCTCTTTACGGGCAACAACATGGTGGGGGCGATCGGGGGACTCTCCCGCAGTGTGAGCTGGCCGCAGGTGATCGGACTCAATGTCTGGTCATGGATCGGCAATGTGATCGGGTCGCTGGCGCTGGCCTGGCTGATCGCGGAGTCCGGTGTCTTTGCGAAGGGGCCGGCGGCGGAATTCCTCGGGTCAGTGGCGGCCGCGAAAATGTCGCTGCCGGCCTGGGAATTGTTCATCCGAGGCATTCTTTGCAACTGGCTGATCTGCCTCGCGGTCTGGATGTCCGGCCGGACCAGCAACGACGCGGCAAAAATCCTGCTGATCTTCTGGTGCCTCTTCGCGTTCATCGGAACGGGGTTTGAGCATAGCATCGCCAATCAATCGTTGTTGGGGATGGCCTTGTTCCTTCCGCATGGGGCGGGCATCAGCTGGGGCGGGTTTTGGTACAACCAGCTGTTCGTGGTCCTGGGCAATGTCGTGGGCGGCGGATTGTTTGTCGGAGGGCTCTACTGGCTGGTGAGCCCCTATCGAGTCGCGGAGGTGGAGGCCGCCCCGGTGGCGGTGCCGGTATCGCCGGTGGTGGCGCGGTCGTAA
- a CDS encoding ferredoxin--nitrite reductase: MNKIEAIKTERDGLAVGEMIARYATTGWESISEGDVQRLKWYGLFLRNPTPGFFMVRVRIPGGHATTYQLRALAEIASTYGNGLLDLTTRQQIQLRHITIEDVPAVFAKMEAVGLTSLQTGMDNVRNVMTCPVAGLSPDEVVETSGLVRAINDDILGNPAYSNLPRKLNVAVTGCPHNCVHMETQDLALIPAYYDLGHDRCLGFNVLVGGKLGSGGYRIASPLDVFVNPADALDLCRAVLEIYRDHGPRENRTQARLAFLIEDWGGAKFRAEVEARVGKRLAPAGADARKMGEADHVGIFRQRQRGMNYVGLKVLVGRLKADDLVKILSLAEKYGTGEVRITPGQALIVTNISDRKIGELAEEPLLKQFAYNPSALYRGLVSCVGNDYCNLAVIETKSRAVEVANALEGRLSGALKPITMHWSGCPASCGNHLVADVGFLGKKAKIDGKVVEAVDIFVGGRSGPDPKLAIKIMEDVPCDKLPAVLEGLLPYHTRDKMHRVRGREPKKAVQAGEATYEASKRQVA, encoded by the coding sequence ATGAACAAGATCGAGGCGATAAAGACCGAGCGCGATGGATTGGCCGTGGGGGAGATGATTGCCCGCTATGCGACGACGGGATGGGAGTCGATTTCCGAGGGCGATGTCCAGCGGCTCAAGTGGTATGGCCTGTTCTTGCGCAATCCGACGCCGGGGTTCTTCATGGTGCGGGTCAGGATTCCCGGCGGGCATGCGACCACGTATCAATTGCGGGCGCTGGCCGAGATTGCCTCCACGTATGGCAATGGTCTGCTCGATCTGACGACGAGACAGCAAATCCAGCTCCGGCACATCACGATCGAGGATGTGCCGGCGGTGTTTGCCAAGATGGAGGCGGTGGGGCTCACGTCGCTGCAAACGGGCATGGATAACGTGCGAAACGTGATGACATGCCCGGTTGCCGGACTGAGCCCCGACGAGGTGGTTGAAACGTCCGGGCTCGTACGGGCGATCAACGACGACATCCTCGGCAATCCGGCCTATTCCAATTTGCCGCGGAAGCTCAACGTGGCGGTCACGGGCTGTCCGCACAACTGCGTGCACATGGAGACGCAGGATCTGGCGCTGATTCCGGCCTACTACGATTTGGGGCATGACCGGTGCCTCGGGTTCAATGTGCTGGTGGGCGGGAAGCTTGGATCGGGAGGCTACCGGATTGCGAGTCCGCTGGATGTCTTCGTCAATCCGGCCGACGCACTGGACCTGTGCCGTGCGGTGCTGGAGATCTACCGGGATCACGGGCCGCGGGAGAATCGCACGCAGGCGCGGCTCGCGTTTTTGATCGAGGACTGGGGGGGGGCCAAGTTCCGAGCCGAAGTCGAAGCCCGGGTCGGCAAGCGCCTGGCGCCGGCCGGCGCCGATGCGCGGAAGATGGGCGAGGCCGATCACGTCGGGATTTTTCGTCAACGGCAACGGGGAATGAACTACGTCGGGCTGAAAGTGCTGGTGGGGCGCCTGAAGGCGGATGATCTGGTGAAGATTCTCAGCCTGGCCGAGAAGTACGGGACCGGAGAAGTGCGCATCACTCCGGGGCAGGCGCTGATCGTGACGAACATCAGCGACAGGAAGATCGGCGAACTGGCGGAAGAGCCGCTGCTGAAGCAGTTCGCGTACAATCCCTCGGCGCTCTATCGGGGACTGGTGAGTTGTGTCGGCAACGACTATTGCAACCTGGCGGTGATTGAAACCAAGAGCCGGGCCGTTGAGGTGGCCAATGCGCTGGAGGGACGGCTTAGCGGAGCGCTGAAGCCCATCACCATGCACTGGTCAGGATGTCCGGCCAGTTGCGGCAATCACCTGGTCGCGGATGTCGGATTCTTGGGGAAGAAGGCCAAGATCGACGGAAAAGTCGTCGAGGCGGTGGATATTTTCGTCGGCGGGCGGTCAGGGCCCGATCCGAAACTGGCCATCAAGATTATGGAGGATGTGCCCTGTGACAAGCTGCCGGCCGTCTTGGAAGGGCTGTTGCCCTATCACACCAGGGACAAAATGCATCGCGTCCGGGGCCGGGAACCGAAAAAAGCCGTGCAGGCCGGTGAGGCAACCTATGAGGCGTCAAAGCGGCAAGTGGCCTGA
- a CDS encoding alpha/beta hydrolase yields MARRFLTFSLLVLGLMGCDLRSPALQQDKLASPVSAQPQASAPHRNGEIRRRAVTIDGVSLSILEAGAGEPIIFVHGVVTTSNIFPAYLSAYSPDFRGIAVDLRGYGDSEKPAGGFTIKQFSKDLIALADALGIEKPVWVGVSMGGMILQQLAIDYPDRVRALVLVSTTDGAMVLDKDLPTIGNPRDFRDVSRNIIVESFPPGTAPALYQPLLDRIPTWNATVLREALTDMARANVHGQIAQITAPTLVVVGAKDEVATPAIARGIQSQIAGARLVEFNTGHFMMAEDPEGFRTALGRFLQSLKPE; encoded by the coding sequence ATGGCACGGCGATTCCTCACATTCTCACTCCTCGTTCTCGGACTCATGGGCTGCGATCTGCGATCTCCGGCCCTGCAACAGGACAAGCTGGCATCCCCCGTATCAGCCCAGCCCCAGGCCTCGGCGCCCCACCGTAACGGGGAAATCCGGCGGCGCGCCGTGACGATCGATGGTGTCTCGCTCAGCATTTTGGAGGCCGGCGCTGGCGAGCCCATCATCTTCGTGCATGGCGTCGTTACAACCAGCAACATTTTCCCCGCCTATCTCAGCGCGTACTCACCGGACTTCCGGGGCATTGCGGTCGACCTGCGGGGCTATGGCGATTCGGAGAAACCGGCGGGCGGATTCACGATCAAGCAATTCTCCAAAGACCTCATCGCGCTGGCCGACGCGCTCGGCATCGAGAAGCCCGTGTGGGTCGGCGTGTCCATGGGAGGGATGATTCTGCAACAGCTGGCCATAGATTACCCCGATCGCGTCCGCGCGCTGGTGCTGGTCTCGACGACGGACGGCGCCATGGTGCTCGACAAGGACCTGCCGACCATCGGCAACCCCAGAGATTTCCGCGACGTTTCGAGAAACATCATCGTCGAGAGCTTCCCGCCCGGCACCGCGCCAGCCCTCTACCAGCCCTTGCTCGACCGCATTCCGACATGGAACGCCACCGTGCTGCGCGAGGCCTTGACGGACATGGCCCGCGCCAACGTCCATGGGCAGATTGCACAGATCACGGCACCGACACTCGTCGTGGTGGGCGCCAAAGACGAGGTGGCGACACCGGCGATCGCGCGCGGCATTCAATCGCAAATCGCAGGGGCCCGGCTCGTCGAGTTCAACACCGGGCACTTTATGATGGCCGAAGATCCGGAAGGATTTCGCACCGCGCTGGGACGCTTCTTGCAGAGCCTCAAGCCCGAGTGA
- a CDS encoding CBS domain-containing protein: MPKRVRTGLVRTDILKRYIERFRKQLGLFQPFLSRKRSTTPLDVFDDAAEELIGQVYGQASDELEAYIYAKTGEAPLVPEEAQESGMQDIERESLHQRRQVLESCLSDLEMRYRVQVSRQAALGGQSLTRHTVEGYMSHDVRSVHRAATIKEAGRLLLKYKVGSLIVDDGSRYIGIVTDSDLSRKAVAKGLDPNTTTVMMCMSKPVVTIEETESLAEAIALMKKEGIRHLAVTADRTIIGVLSLADLLRAYEERAESKSR, from the coding sequence ATGCCAAAACGAGTGCGCACTGGATTGGTCCGGACCGATATTCTCAAACGGTACATCGAGCGGTTCCGCAAGCAGCTCGGTCTGTTTCAGCCGTTTCTGTCGCGCAAGCGATCGACGACGCCGCTCGACGTGTTCGACGATGCGGCGGAGGAATTGATCGGCCAGGTGTACGGACAGGCATCGGATGAGCTGGAAGCCTATATCTACGCCAAGACCGGCGAGGCACCCCTGGTTCCGGAAGAGGCCCAGGAGAGCGGGATGCAAGACATCGAACGGGAAAGCCTGCATCAGCGGCGGCAGGTGCTCGAAAGCTGCTTGTCCGACCTGGAGATGCGGTATCGGGTTCAAGTCTCCCGGCAGGCGGCCCTGGGGGGACAATCGCTGACACGGCATACGGTCGAGGGCTACATGAGCCACGATGTGCGCAGCGTGCATCGGGCCGCCACCATCAAGGAAGCGGGGCGCCTGCTGCTGAAATACAAAGTCGGGTCATTGATCGTGGACGATGGTTCCCGCTACATCGGCATTGTCACGGATTCAGACCTGAGCCGAAAGGCCGTCGCCAAGGGGCTCGATCCCAATACGACCACGGTGATGATGTGCATGAGCAAGCCTGTAGTGACGATTGAAGAGACCGAGTCATTGGCCGAGGCTATCGCCCTCATGAAGAAGGAAGGGATTCGCCACTTGGCAGTCACGGCCGATAGAACCATCATCGGCGTGCTCTCGCTCGCCGATCTCTTGCGGGCCTATGAGGAAAGGGCTGAGTCAAAAAGCCGCTAG
- the cynS gene encoding cyanase, producing the protein MSKDDIRKAIKEKRLAKKVTIAEVAKVVGKNPTFVAAALQGNHKLAADEARKVGDLLGLDDELTASLSRFPVRADFPNATDPFKYRLLEIIGVYGDSMREQANEMFGDGIMSAIDFTLDMEKVTGSQGEARCKITLNGKWLEYKTF; encoded by the coding sequence ATGTCGAAGGATGACATTCGGAAGGCGATTAAGGAGAAGCGGCTGGCCAAGAAGGTGACGATTGCCGAGGTGGCCAAAGTGGTGGGCAAGAACCCGACTTTTGTGGCGGCCGCGCTGCAGGGTAATCACAAGCTTGCGGCCGACGAAGCCAGAAAAGTCGGCGATCTGTTGGGGCTGGATGACGAGTTAACCGCGTCGTTGAGCCGGTTTCCGGTGCGAGCGGATTTCCCGAACGCCACGGATCCCTTCAAATACCGGCTGCTGGAAATTATCGGGGTCTATGGCGATTCGATGCGAGAACAGGCGAACGAGATGTTCGGCGACGGGATCATGAGCGCGATCGATTTCACGCTGGATATGGAAAAAGTGACCGGAAGCCAGGGCGAGGCCCGGTGCAAGATCACGCTGAATGGCAAGTGGCTGGAGTACAAGACATTCTAA